From Pontibacter actiniarum, a single genomic window includes:
- a CDS encoding DUF2254 domain-containing protein, with product MKIAKAKYSIKKAYMLAINSIAFYPIMIAFTLLAFSWLCTYLDKISVGEAVIRQVPFLRMDNADTVRSLLSSLLTGLISLVTFTFAMVMIVLSQVTSSFSPRLLPDLISKRGSQIVLGTIVGTVGFIIVVLSNVQTMQGGPEVPLLSTVLGMFLGFASLICFIYFIHKISNEIQIGNILNNLYRSTRDVLNREISSGSYEEDWEEDPDAVLVKAWDSGYFDTITEEGIKKASEKKGLQLRILKVQGAYLLKGEPFLKINKPLDKEIQELLEENVLLRHQEIVKENFYYGFKQLTEIAVKGLSPGVNDPGTAIQAIDYLMDLLCRLQELRGQKVARNSKGAPFIVYAPVPFEKTFYLCAASIRAYSTTDVAVQSRLIDLIAKISERDEQNRHKALLEKELDSIEEASGKDLKAQEDKEYLQTLLQHARKKYLT from the coding sequence ATGAAGATTGCCAAAGCAAAATATTCCATCAAGAAAGCCTACATGCTGGCAATCAACAGCATTGCCTTCTATCCGATCATGATTGCCTTTACATTGCTCGCGTTTTCCTGGCTCTGCACTTATCTGGATAAAATTTCGGTGGGTGAGGCAGTGATAAGGCAGGTTCCTTTTTTGAGGATGGATAATGCGGACACCGTGCGAAGTCTGCTCTCCTCGTTACTGACGGGCCTGATCAGCCTCGTTACCTTTACCTTTGCCATGGTAATGATCGTGCTGTCTCAGGTTACGTCCAGCTTTTCTCCAAGGCTGCTGCCGGACTTAATCAGTAAAAGAGGGAGCCAGATTGTACTCGGAACGATAGTAGGCACCGTAGGCTTTATCATTGTCGTGCTCAGCAATGTGCAGACCATGCAAGGGGGGCCAGAGGTACCACTCCTTTCCACTGTGCTGGGTATGTTTTTAGGCTTTGCCAGCCTTATTTGCTTCATCTATTTTATCCATAAAATCTCCAACGAGATACAGATCGGGAACATACTGAACAACCTGTACCGCAGCACACGGGATGTGCTGAACAGAGAAATCAGCAGCGGGAGCTATGAGGAAGACTGGGAGGAGGACCCAGATGCTGTGCTGGTGAAAGCCTGGGACTCCGGGTATTTTGACACCATTACTGAGGAGGGAATCAAAAAGGCGTCCGAAAAAAAGGGGCTGCAGCTCAGGATACTCAAAGTGCAGGGAGCCTATCTGCTGAAGGGAGAGCCGTTCCTCAAAATTAACAAGCCCCTCGACAAGGAAATACAGGAACTGCTGGAAGAAAACGTGTTGCTCCGCCACCAGGAAATAGTAAAGGAGAACTTTTACTATGGCTTTAAGCAGCTTACCGAAATTGCGGTAAAAGGACTGAGCCCTGGCGTAAACGACCCGGGCACGGCAATCCAGGCAATCGATTACCTCATGGATCTGCTCTGCCGGCTTCAGGAGCTAAGGGGGCAGAAAGTTGCCCGGAACAGTAAAGGAGCGCCGTTCATCGTGTACGCTCCCGTCCCTTTCGAAAAGACCTTTTATTTGTGTGCAGCCAGTATTCGGGCTTACTCCACAACGGATGTGGCCGTACAGTCGCGCCTGATCGACCTGATAGCAAAAATAAGCGAGCGTGATGAGCAGAACAGGCACAAAGCGCTGCTGGAGAAAGAGCTAGATTCTATTGAGGAGGCCTCCGGCAAAGATTTAAAAGCTCAGGAAGACAAAGAGTATCTGCAGACCCTCCTACAGCATGCCCGCAAAAAGTATCTGACCTAA
- a CDS encoding RrF2 family transcriptional regulator encodes MMLSKTTEYALRAVVYIAMGNADGHKVGIKEIAKELDLPVHFIGKILQDLVRKNVFSSAKGPGGGFYMHRPANDISILEIVRTIDGLEAFKRCGMGMKQCSDKHPCPLHNDIKAYRDHLLKVFSTKTIQDLVDSIKTGKYFITNVHDEV; translated from the coding sequence ATGATGCTGTCCAAGACTACCGAGTATGCCCTGCGGGCCGTTGTGTACATTGCTATGGGCAATGCCGACGGACACAAGGTGGGAATAAAAGAGATTGCCAAAGAACTGGACCTGCCGGTGCACTTTATCGGTAAAATATTACAGGACCTGGTGCGTAAAAACGTTTTCTCCTCGGCAAAAGGGCCCGGCGGCGGGTTTTACATGCACCGCCCCGCCAATGATATCAGCATCCTGGAAATTGTGCGCACCATAGATGGCTTAGAAGCTTTTAAAAGGTGCGGCATGGGCATGAAGCAATGCTCCGATAAGCACCCGTGCCCCCTGCACAACGACATTAAAGCTTACCGCGACCATCTGTTAAAAGTATTTAGCACTAAAACGATCCAGGACCTGGTGGATAGCATCAAAACAGGGAAGTACTTTATCACGAACGTGCATGATGAGGTCTAG
- a CDS encoding metal-sulfur cluster assembly factor produces MEAQTPELEPEVWHTLRYIIDPEIGINIVDLGLVYLVRLKENQLQVELTLTTPGCPMSSTILKAAEQILQHRFPQYEVTVELVWLPPWTTDMISEEGKRQLNRSN; encoded by the coding sequence ATGGAAGCGCAAACACCTGAACTAGAGCCGGAGGTATGGCACACGCTCCGGTACATCATTGATCCAGAAATCGGGATTAACATTGTGGACCTTGGCCTTGTTTACCTAGTGCGCCTGAAAGAGAACCAGCTGCAGGTAGAGCTCACCCTGACCACGCCGGGCTGCCCCATGAGCAGCACCATCCTAAAGGCGGCTGAGCAGATCCTGCAACACCGTTTCCCTCAGTATGAGGTTACAGTAGAGCTGGTGTGGCTGCCTCCCTGGACAACTGACATGATCAGTGAAGAAGGAAAGCGGCAACTGAACAGGAGTAATTAG
- a CDS encoding DUF2249 domain-containing protein, whose translation MEIAANTKISAILKANPAAIEAIASINRHFEKLRNPLLRKVLASRVTVADAARIGGCSEEDFYRILEPLGFCPRAATGNTAKQTAAVVAIPAYLEQLRPENLLTLDVREDITTGNDPFLRIMAAVGRLDSSNALQLINTFEPTPLIDILKKKGYAAYAEEQSPDLVHTFFWLEHLTEVGEAVAEKEPASADLKALMHAYEGKLVHLDVRHLEMPQPMVSILSHLETLPAGAALYVTHRQVPQFLLPKLQERGFAVAIQQAEPGEVFLLIYKV comes from the coding sequence ATGGAAATAGCTGCCAACACAAAGATATCGGCTATTCTGAAGGCCAACCCTGCGGCGATAGAAGCCATTGCCTCTATCAACAGGCATTTTGAGAAGCTGCGCAACCCCCTGCTGAGAAAGGTGCTGGCCTCGCGTGTAACCGTTGCCGACGCCGCTCGCATCGGCGGGTGTTCGGAAGAGGATTTTTACCGGATACTGGAGCCCCTGGGCTTTTGCCCTCGTGCGGCCACCGGTAACACGGCAAAACAAACCGCTGCTGTAGTAGCGATACCGGCTTACCTGGAGCAACTGCGCCCCGAAAATCTGCTTACGCTGGACGTGCGCGAGGATATAACCACGGGTAACGATCCGTTTCTGCGTATCATGGCCGCTGTGGGCAGGCTGGATAGCTCCAATGCGTTGCAGCTCATCAACACCTTTGAACCTACGCCTCTGATAGACATCCTGAAAAAGAAAGGGTACGCCGCATATGCAGAGGAGCAAAGCCCGGACCTGGTGCATACTTTTTTTTGGCTGGAGCACCTAACGGAAGTAGGGGAGGCCGTTGCAGAAAAGGAACCGGCTTCCGCTGATTTAAAGGCTCTTATGCACGCCTACGAGGGCAAGCTGGTACACCTCGATGTGCGCCACCTGGAAATGCCGCAGCCGATGGTGTCTATTCTAAGTCACCTGGAGACACTCCCCGCAGGTGCCGCCCTCTATGTGACGCACAGGCAAGTGCCGCAGTTCCTGCTGCCCAAGCTGCAGGAGCGCGGTTTTGCCGTGGCCATCCAACAGGCTGAACCGGGTGAGGTCTTCCTGCTCATCTATAAAGTATAA
- the ric gene encoding iron-sulfur cluster repair di-iron protein, which produces METTQTIEVLDVTLLEPRLKHPTIFEWFDARKGGEAFIIYNDHDPKPLYYQLLGERGNTFQWEYLEQGPEVWEVKISKLTQQEGETVGELVAKDFRKAQVFKKYGIDFCCGGKKSVKQVCEEKGVDQQALERELEVTSAAESRETDFGSWELPFLADYIVNMHHKYVREAIPALYEYTTKIARVHGKRHPELLEVAKHFVNVANELEAHMPKEERVLFPFIKQLDEAKKQGIKLDKPAFGSIQNPINMMEMEHEAAGDELVAIRELTDNYTLPADACATYTIAFKKLQEFEEDLHRHIHLENNILFPKALELEKEVLK; this is translated from the coding sequence ATGGAAACTACACAGACAATTGAAGTACTGGATGTAACGCTGCTGGAGCCACGCCTGAAGCACCCTACCATTTTTGAGTGGTTTGATGCCCGCAAAGGCGGCGAAGCTTTTATCATATACAACGACCACGACCCGAAGCCGCTCTACTACCAGCTGCTCGGCGAACGCGGCAACACTTTTCAGTGGGAGTACCTGGAGCAGGGGCCTGAAGTATGGGAAGTGAAGATTTCCAAGCTAACGCAGCAGGAAGGCGAGACGGTAGGCGAACTGGTAGCAAAGGATTTCCGCAAAGCGCAGGTATTTAAGAAGTATGGCATCGACTTCTGCTGTGGCGGTAAAAAGTCCGTGAAGCAGGTATGCGAGGAAAAAGGCGTGGACCAACAGGCGCTGGAACGAGAGCTGGAAGTTACTTCTGCAGCAGAAAGCCGCGAAACAGACTTCGGTAGCTGGGAGCTTCCTTTTCTGGCGGACTACATCGTGAACATGCACCACAAGTATGTACGAGAGGCGATTCCGGCCCTGTACGAGTACACGACCAAAATTGCCCGCGTGCACGGCAAGCGTCACCCGGAGCTGCTGGAAGTAGCCAAACATTTTGTGAACGTAGCCAACGAGCTGGAGGCGCACATGCCGAAAGAGGAGCGCGTGCTGTTCCCATTCATCAAACAGCTGGATGAGGCGAAGAAGCAAGGTATAAAACTGGACAAACCCGCTTTCGGCTCTATCCAGAACCCCATCAACATGATGGAAATGGAGCATGAAGCAGCCGGCGATGAACTGGTGGCTATCCGCGAACTGACGGATAACTACACTCTACCAGCCGATGCCTGCGCCACTTATACTATTGCCTTTAAAAAGCTACAGGAGTTTGAGGAGGATCTGCACCGCCACATCCACCTGGAAAACAACATCCTGTTCCCGAAAGCGCTGGAGCTGGAGAAAGAAGTACTGAAGTAG